One region of Bacillus pumilus genomic DNA includes:
- a CDS encoding PTS sugar transporter subunit IIA, translating into MMEHIYMNLHETASSQAGVFAAIADIAYKAGICTSPEDVKKGLAEREALSTTGFQDGFAIPHTQTDAITKPALVIVRTETGIEWDAFDGKPCFFFLSLLIPKSEAGTTHLKALSALSRGLMDEAKRQKLLETRTNEEMLTVLETDILTREDV; encoded by the coding sequence ATGATGGAACATATTTATATGAATCTTCATGAAACCGCGTCGTCACAGGCTGGCGTTTTCGCAGCCATTGCTGACATTGCCTACAAAGCAGGTATTTGTACATCACCAGAGGATGTTAAAAAAGGCTTAGCTGAAAGAGAAGCACTGAGTACAACTGGATTTCAAGATGGATTTGCGATTCCGCATACACAAACAGACGCCATCACAAAACCAGCACTCGTGATCGTCCGCACGGAAACAGGCATTGAATGGGACGCTTTTGATGGGAAGCCTTGCTTTTTCTTCTTATCCTTACTGATCCCCAAAAGTGAAGCAGGGACCACTCATCTAAAGGCTCTTTCTGCCCTTTCACGAGGATTAATGGATGAAGCGAAACGACAAAAGCTACTGGAAACAAGAACAAATGAAGAGATGCTAACTGTATTAGAAACAGATATTTTAACGAGAGAGGATGTTTGA
- a CDS encoding PTS fructose transporter subunit IIC has translation MSRKKIVAATGCPTGIAHTFMAAEALKIAAEQLGVDIKVETHGQVGIENALTDQDILEADGVIVAADKDVNTDRFHGKPLIEVPVAKGIRTPNELIQGIINGEAPVHQVKGRATGTEKTSASSSPAQQKSANKWIHTIYKHLMNGVSHMLPFVVGGGVLIALSFLFGIYSADPQHETYHPFAAYLKSIGGLGFSLMVPILAAFIADSIARRPGMVVGFIGGLLANDGGAGFLGGIIAGFAAGYIIVLLQFLLQKLPASLDGLKSIFIYPVIGIFLIGAVMTPLLVPITGLNNSLMDFLSAVQSTNPLLLGLIVGAMCGFDMGGPFNKAAYVTGTALLAEGNLYFMAGVSAACITPPLIIAIATTIFRKHFTPQERNAGAINYILGATHITEGAIPFAAKNPIVVLPIIMFGSAISAILTYLFGVQVPAPHGGFLVLPVVTGAFQWVLSILIGSLVGAILYGLYRKKIDKPAV, from the coding sequence ATGAGCCGCAAAAAAATTGTCGCTGCAACTGGCTGTCCAACAGGCATTGCACACACATTTATGGCAGCTGAGGCATTAAAAATAGCTGCTGAGCAACTAGGGGTCGACATCAAAGTCGAAACGCATGGTCAAGTAGGGATTGAAAACGCTTTAACCGATCAAGACATTCTGGAGGCCGATGGGGTCATTGTCGCAGCTGACAAAGATGTAAATACAGATCGTTTTCACGGCAAACCACTGATTGAAGTGCCTGTAGCGAAAGGTATCCGCACGCCAAATGAACTGATCCAAGGCATTATCAATGGAGAAGCTCCCGTTCATCAAGTGAAAGGAAGAGCTACTGGAACAGAAAAAACATCTGCTTCTTCTTCACCAGCTCAACAAAAGTCGGCGAATAAGTGGATACACACCATCTACAAACATTTAATGAACGGTGTATCACACATGCTTCCATTTGTTGTTGGAGGCGGGGTCTTAATTGCTTTATCTTTTCTATTCGGTATTTACTCAGCTGATCCTCAGCATGAAACGTATCATCCGTTTGCAGCCTATTTGAAAAGCATTGGTGGACTCGGCTTTAGCTTAATGGTGCCTATTTTAGCAGCATTTATCGCTGATTCAATCGCCAGACGACCAGGGATGGTTGTCGGATTTATCGGCGGCCTGCTTGCAAACGATGGAGGCGCTGGATTCTTAGGTGGTATTATCGCAGGTTTTGCAGCAGGGTATATCATCGTACTCCTTCAATTCCTGCTTCAAAAATTACCTGCATCACTTGACGGATTAAAATCAATCTTCATCTATCCTGTTATCGGTATTTTCTTAATTGGGGCTGTGATGACACCACTATTAGTTCCAATCACGGGGCTAAATAATTCATTAATGGATTTTCTCTCAGCTGTTCAATCCACGAATCCGCTGCTCTTAGGTTTAATTGTTGGAGCGATGTGTGGATTTGATATGGGAGGACCTTTTAACAAAGCAGCCTATGTCACAGGAACGGCTTTACTTGCAGAAGGTAACCTTTACTTCATGGCAGGTGTGTCAGCAGCATGTATCACACCACCGCTTATCATTGCGATTGCTACAACGATTTTCCGAAAACATTTCACACCGCAGGAACGAAATGCAGGGGCCATCAACTATATTCTAGGAGCGACACATATAACAGAAGGGGCCATCCCATTTGCGGCTAAAAACCCGATCGTTGTCCTGCCAATTATCATGTTTGGCTCCGCCATCTCTGCTATCTTGACGTATCTCTTTGGCGTACAGGTTCCAGCTCCGCATGGCGGGTTCCTTGTCCTTCCAGTCGTCACAGGTGCATTCCAGTGGGTACTATCCATACTGATCGGATCACTTGTAGGTGCCATTCTATACGGACTTTATCGTAAAAAAATAGACAAACCCGCAGTTTAA
- the pfkB gene encoding 1-phosphofructokinase codes for MIYTCTLNPAIDLYIALKEMKANAVNRTEDEDYQPNGKGVNVSIMLKKYGFTSTALGFIAGFSGSYIEQSLKDLSIQTDFISVEGITRINVFINTTEEYKLVNQGPAIEEKALHAFREKIAAIPQGDILIMSGSLPKGIPASIFSEVAAICHQHNVKFILDTSSAAVLETLQYKPYLLKPNEEEIAAFFGKTQPMSEKELIQSGEKLIEMGAEQVLISRGGEGALFITKDAVLKGNAPTGTVVNTACSGDAMLAAFLSKQLEGHSPEECLRYGIATGASTAFSKGLSDLHDIHSLIDQVHIDKI; via the coding sequence TTGATTTATACCTGCACCTTAAATCCTGCTATTGACCTATATATTGCATTAAAAGAAATGAAGGCAAATGCAGTCAACCGCACGGAAGATGAAGATTATCAGCCGAACGGCAAGGGAGTCAATGTCTCCATTATGCTAAAGAAATATGGATTCACCAGCACTGCATTAGGATTTATTGCTGGGTTTTCAGGCTCTTATATTGAACAATCCTTAAAGGACCTTTCCATTCAAACCGATTTTATCTCAGTTGAAGGAATTACACGCATTAATGTTTTTATTAATACGACAGAAGAATACAAGCTCGTGAACCAAGGACCTGCGATTGAAGAAAAAGCACTTCACGCCTTTCGTGAAAAAATAGCGGCCATTCCGCAGGGGGACATCCTGATCATGTCAGGCAGCCTGCCAAAGGGCATACCAGCCAGCATTTTTTCAGAAGTAGCAGCTATTTGTCATCAGCACAACGTCAAGTTTATTTTAGACACAAGCTCCGCAGCAGTTCTTGAGACGCTTCAATACAAGCCGTATTTATTAAAACCGAATGAAGAAGAAATCGCTGCTTTTTTCGGCAAAACACAGCCTATGTCAGAAAAAGAACTCATTCAATCAGGAGAAAAGCTCATTGAGATGGGTGCAGAGCAAGTGCTTATTTCCCGCGGGGGAGAAGGGGCTTTGTTCATTACAAAAGACGCCGTCTTAAAAGGAAACGCACCGACAGGCACTGTAGTAAATACAGCTTGCTCTGGAGATGCGATGCTCGCAGCCTTTCTTAGTAAACAGCTTGAAGGACATTCACCTGAAGAGTGCTTACGTTACGGCATTGCAACAGGGGCATCTACTGCATTTTCTAAAGGCTTAAGTGATTTACATGACATTCATTCATTAATTGATCAAGTACACATTGACAAGATATAA
- a CDS encoding MurR/RpiR family transcriptional regulator has protein sequence MNEPLFNIPSEVYQTLSETERYLLHYIHQHLEDISTLSIVTLSERANVSTATIVRLMKKIGYNGYTSFKYRLKQEKKMTDASDQLKNIDEDIKLAIRKNEEEVLKTIQLQSIGQIEDAVQKIHNADKIYIFGRGFSEMIAKEMTIKLQLIGKTCEVHDDPNIIRLKSRDISKNELAIFVSLNGETAELVEACQNLSMKQVTTITVTTRIDSTLSKISDMTLVGYKGEQSFFPDYEVRSRLSLHVIARILLDAYVIRMK, from the coding sequence TTGAATGAACCACTATTTAACATTCCAAGCGAAGTGTATCAAACGCTAAGTGAAACAGAACGTTATTTACTCCATTATATTCACCAGCATTTAGAGGATATCTCCACCTTATCCATCGTCACATTGAGTGAAAGAGCGAATGTGTCGACAGCCACAATTGTCAGACTGATGAAAAAAATTGGCTACAACGGCTATACATCCTTTAAATATCGATTGAAACAAGAAAAGAAAATGACCGATGCAAGTGATCAGCTCAAAAACATTGATGAAGACATTAAACTAGCGATTCGGAAAAATGAAGAAGAGGTTTTAAAGACGATCCAGCTGCAAAGTATTGGGCAAATTGAAGATGCCGTTCAAAAAATACATAATGCGGACAAAATTTATATTTTCGGCAGAGGCTTCTCAGAGATGATTGCCAAAGAAATGACCATCAAATTACAGCTCATCGGAAAAACATGCGAAGTACATGACGATCCGAATATCATTCGGCTGAAATCGAGAGACATCAGTAAAAACGAACTTGCGATCTTTGTTTCATTAAATGGCGAAACAGCGGAGCTCGTTGAAGCGTGTCAAAACCTTAGCATGAAGCAAGTCACGACCATTACCGTCACCACAAGAATAGATTCTACATTAAGCAAAATATCAGATATGACTCTAGTCGGATATAAAGGCGAACAATCTTTCTTCCCAGATTATGAGGTCAGATCGCGCCTGTCTCTTCATGTCATTGCCCGCATTTTACTAGATGCCTACGTGATTCGAATGAAATAA
- a CDS encoding phospholipase D-like domain-containing protein, with protein sequence MLHLLFYFILLYVVYVFLTAFVLFYLPVRKTCKEHCIYKASSISGDDQGTNQVMLLDDGFESGQVRLQMIREAKKVIRLSYYSIQKGKTAEWILGALIEAADRGVKVQLLLDGICHSLRGPLKHLRYAVANHPNMSIRFYEPFRLFKPWTWHNRLHDKLLLADGRVAVMGGRNIGDKYFADQPPKDFAFDRDVLLYNPKKGKVLDEMEQYFVYLWNHDFTKRTKDVFSKPKAKKGLKLRKQLLRSYQEAMRTKEPFVMSSFNWAADTTSVKQIAFFTNPVERFNKRPLVLKKLNDLAHRAKRSVLIQTPYVIPTRPMKAGLTPLPSDIQTTVVTNSLTATPNPLAFAGYLSTKKELMKTGVHLYEYEGPYSIHAKSMVIDDYLSIIGTYNLDARSSFLNTESILVIDSAPFALSLTQAIERKIAYSYLVAKDRTVLHASAYGQKKKPLMKRLLLNGLSAITVLWRRLI encoded by the coding sequence ATGCTTCATCTTTTGTTTTATTTCATCCTTCTTTATGTCGTCTATGTATTTTTGACCGCATTTGTCTTGTTTTATTTACCGGTTCGAAAAACATGCAAAGAACATTGCATTTATAAAGCCTCTTCTATCTCAGGAGACGATCAGGGGACAAATCAAGTGATGCTTCTTGACGACGGGTTTGAATCTGGTCAGGTGAGGCTCCAAATGATTCGTGAGGCAAAGAAGGTGATCCGCCTCAGTTACTATTCCATTCAAAAGGGAAAAACAGCCGAATGGATACTAGGTGCTTTAATTGAAGCAGCTGATCGAGGTGTGAAAGTGCAGCTGTTGTTAGATGGCATCTGTCACAGTTTGCGCGGGCCGCTAAAGCATTTGCGCTATGCGGTAGCAAATCATCCGAACATGTCGATTCGTTTTTATGAGCCCTTTCGTTTGTTCAAGCCATGGACATGGCATAATCGGCTACACGATAAGCTGCTACTAGCAGATGGCCGAGTGGCTGTGATGGGCGGAAGAAATATCGGTGATAAATACTTTGCAGACCAGCCGCCGAAAGACTTTGCTTTTGACCGTGATGTGCTGCTCTATAACCCCAAAAAGGGAAAAGTATTAGATGAAATGGAGCAATATTTCGTTTATCTATGGAATCATGATTTTACAAAAAGAACAAAAGATGTGTTCTCTAAGCCAAAAGCGAAAAAAGGGCTAAAACTAAGAAAACAGCTGCTCAGATCCTATCAAGAAGCCATGCGCACGAAAGAACCTTTTGTGATGTCGTCCTTTAACTGGGCAGCAGATACCACTTCTGTGAAACAGATTGCCTTTTTCACAAATCCTGTGGAACGCTTTAATAAGCGACCACTTGTGCTGAAAAAACTGAACGATCTTGCGCACCGGGCAAAGCGTTCTGTGCTCATACAGACGCCTTATGTCATCCCAACGCGCCCAATGAAAGCCGGACTCACTCCCTTACCTAGTGATATCCAGACGACCGTGGTGACGAATTCACTTACGGCGACGCCAAATCCATTAGCCTTTGCCGGGTATTTAAGCACAAAAAAGGAGCTGATGAAAACAGGCGTTCATTTGTATGAATATGAAGGCCCGTATTCCATTCATGCGAAATCAATGGTGATTGATGATTACTTGAGTATTATTGGGACATATAACTTAGATGCGAGGTCTAGTTTTTTAAACACAGAGTCAATTTTGGTCATTGACAGTGCCCCGTTTGCGTTATCACTTACACAGGCAATTGAACGAAAAATCGCCTACAGTTATCTCGTAGCTAAAGATCGAACAGTCCTTCATGCGAGCGCTTATGGACAGAAAAAAAAGCCTTTGATGAAAAGGCTCCTTTTAAATGGATTATCCGCGATAACGGTTTTATGGCGGCGATTGATATAA
- a CDS encoding DMT family transporter, protein MIIGIVLAITAGALVSLQTIFNSKVNEHTGSWSTTTLVLGMGFIASLLMGLLLEGTGMFRLRHMEAWYWISGAIGVGVVICLVQSIKRLGPTYGISIVLTSQLGCALLFDSLGWLGLEKVEFSLTKLLGVIVIVAGILVFKLTKLESAETDQSQEKGLPQE, encoded by the coding sequence ATGATCATAGGAATAGTATTAGCCATCACGGCTGGCGCACTCGTCAGCTTACAAACCATTTTTAACAGTAAGGTCAACGAGCACACAGGCTCTTGGTCAACGACAACCCTCGTTCTTGGAATGGGCTTTATTGCTTCACTCCTGATGGGGCTCTTACTAGAGGGGACTGGCATGTTTCGATTAAGACATATGGAAGCATGGTACTGGATCAGCGGGGCCATTGGGGTAGGTGTGGTCATTTGTCTTGTTCAAAGTATCAAACGTCTTGGACCGACTTATGGCATCTCGATTGTCCTCACGTCACAGCTCGGCTGCGCGCTTTTGTTTGATTCGCTTGGCTGGCTTGGGTTAGAAAAAGTAGAATTCTCTTTGACAAAACTATTAGGTGTTATTGTGATTGTAGCTGGGATCTTGGTGTTTAAATTGACCAAATTGGAGTCGGCAGAAACAGATCAATCGCAAGAAAAAGGGCTGCCACAAGAGTAG
- a CDS encoding Crp/Fnr family transcriptional regulator has protein sequence MEELQDESLFASYMKAHQLESVFHQKLISHVSLWRYEQGELVCSKGDKREYLYLLVKGKLKIFTTTKEGKTFILSFKHPLEAIGDIEYVQQTDMVNTVEAVTEVHMLRVSHQALMRHAKDDPRMLTFLLKGITNKFYTKSNDLSFHLLYPVEVRLASYLLSVVTDDDSASALRLTDAASLIGTSYRHINRVIQQFCEKGLIERQRGKITICDRKGLLEIAEHNIYE, from the coding sequence ATGGAGGAGCTTCAAGATGAATCTCTTTTTGCCTCATATATGAAGGCACATCAATTAGAAAGTGTCTTTCATCAAAAGCTCATATCACACGTAAGTTTGTGGCGCTATGAGCAAGGGGAGCTCGTTTGTTCAAAAGGGGATAAGAGGGAGTACCTGTACTTGTTAGTGAAAGGAAAATTAAAGATTTTCACGACCACAAAGGAAGGGAAAACCTTTATTCTTAGCTTTAAACATCCCCTTGAAGCGATTGGAGATATCGAATACGTTCAGCAGACGGACATGGTCAATACAGTCGAAGCGGTCACAGAAGTACATATGTTAAGGGTTTCTCATCAAGCGCTCATGCGCCATGCGAAGGATGACCCGCGCATGCTAACCTTTCTGCTAAAAGGGATCACAAACAAATTTTATACAAAATCAAACGATTTGAGTTTCCACCTGTTATATCCTGTGGAGGTCAGGCTTGCAAGCTACTTATTGTCTGTTGTCACAGATGACGACAGCGCGAGCGCCCTTCGTCTCACTGATGCGGCAAGCTTAATCGGTACAAGCTACCGTCATATTAACCGAGTCATTCAGCAATTCTGTGAAAAAGGGCTGATAGAAAGGCAGAGAGGAAAGATTACGATTTGTGATCGCAAAGGGCTCCTAGAAATAGCCGAGCACAACATTTATGAATAG
- a CDS encoding DMT family transporter, protein MKGVIFALLGGACITLQGVANARISQDIGTWQAATITQLTGFIISLVILLIVRDGHFREYRKVQPLYLIGGAFAAIIIFNEVTAIQIIGVTLTIAALLIAQLAFTFAIDAKGWFGVQKKKMKWPHYAGILLMVTGVIILKL, encoded by the coding sequence ATGAAAGGTGTTATTTTCGCTTTATTAGGAGGCGCTTGTATTACACTACAAGGCGTAGCCAATGCAAGAATTAGCCAGGATATCGGCACATGGCAGGCAGCCACCATCACGCAGCTGACCGGCTTTATCATCTCGCTCGTCATTTTACTCATCGTACGAGATGGACACTTCAGAGAATATCGAAAGGTGCAGCCACTTTATTTAATAGGCGGCGCATTTGCAGCGATTATTATTTTTAATGAAGTCACTGCGATTCAAATAATCGGTGTGACACTCACTATCGCAGCTTTACTCATTGCACAGCTTGCTTTTACCTTTGCAATCGATGCAAAAGGATGGTTTGGTGTTCAGAAAAAGAAAATGAAATGGCCACATTACGCAGGAATTTTATTGATGGTCACAGGTGTGATCATTTTAAAACTATAA
- a CDS encoding aldehyde dehydrogenase family protein: MRNQEKHFINGEWIASTGNETTEVINPATEEVIGTISLGTKEDLDKAVKAARAAFPSFSKTSRNDRVKMLENIVRGYEKRKDELVEVMTQELGAPLKVSEEVHYKMGYEHFSKAAEALKSYTFTEDRGGHTIIKEAIGVSGLITPWNFPTNQTSLKIAGAIAAGSPVVLKPAEITPFAAMILAEIIDEAGVPKGVFNLVNGTGDVIGDGISSHPDIDFVSFTGSGAVGSKIMENAADNVKKVALELGGKSPLIVLDDADVDVAAETAVHHIAMNTGQVCSAATRVLIPESMKDKFEKALLNALPKFTVGDPREDHATGPLVSKKQWDTVQSYIEKGIEEGATLLAGGTGKPDGIDKGYFAKHTIFTNVKNDMTIAQEEIFGPVMSVITYQDLDHALEIANDTVYGLAGYVVGKDEKTLKYVAEHIRAGQITINNAETDYFAPFGGFKQSGIGREWGDFGIEEYLEVKAVMGLPTA; this comes from the coding sequence ATGAGAAATCAAGAGAAACATTTTATTAACGGAGAATGGATTGCATCAACAGGAAACGAAACGACGGAGGTCATCAACCCTGCGACAGAGGAAGTCATTGGCACCATTAGCTTAGGAACAAAAGAAGATTTAGATAAGGCTGTGAAAGCAGCTCGTGCCGCCTTCCCTTCTTTCTCCAAAACATCTCGAAATGACCGAGTGAAAATGCTGGAAAACATTGTGCGCGGCTACGAAAAACGCAAAGATGAACTTGTAGAAGTGATGACACAAGAGCTCGGTGCACCGCTAAAAGTATCCGAAGAAGTTCATTACAAAATGGGCTATGAACATTTTTCTAAAGCAGCGGAAGCACTTAAATCTTATACATTTACAGAGGACCGCGGCGGACATACCATTATAAAAGAAGCGATTGGCGTCAGCGGATTGATTACACCGTGGAACTTCCCAACGAATCAGACATCTCTTAAAATCGCAGGTGCCATTGCGGCAGGCTCACCAGTTGTCTTAAAGCCAGCGGAAATTACACCATTTGCTGCGATGATTCTTGCAGAAATTATTGATGAAGCTGGTGTACCGAAAGGAGTCTTCAACTTAGTAAACGGAACGGGTGACGTGATTGGTGACGGCATTAGCTCACATCCTGATATTGACTTTGTTTCATTTACTGGATCAGGTGCTGTTGGCTCTAAAATTATGGAAAACGCGGCGGACAACGTGAAGAAAGTGGCTCTTGAGCTTGGCGGGAAATCCCCTCTTATCGTCTTAGATGATGCAGATGTGGATGTAGCAGCAGAAACCGCTGTTCATCATATTGCGATGAATACAGGTCAAGTGTGTTCTGCAGCTACGCGTGTGCTTATTCCAGAATCAATGAAAGACAAGTTTGAAAAAGCGCTGCTGAACGCCCTGCCGAAGTTTACAGTGGGTGATCCGAGAGAAGATCATGCTACAGGCCCGCTTGTATCTAAAAAGCAATGGGATACCGTGCAATCTTATATTGAAAAAGGAATCGAAGAAGGTGCTACCCTTCTTGCAGGGGGAACTGGAAAGCCGGACGGAATCGATAAAGGATATTTCGCCAAGCATACCATTTTCACCAATGTGAAAAATGACATGACCATTGCACAAGAAGAAATTTTTGGACCGGTCATGAGTGTCATCACGTATCAGGACCTGGATCATGCCCTTGAGATCGCCAATGATACAGTGTATGGCCTTGCTGGGTATGTTGTTGGAAAAGATGAAAAAACATTAAAATATGTCGCTGAACATATTCGTGCTGGCCAAATCACCATTAACAATGCCGAAACAGATTACTTTGCCCCATTTGGCGGCTTCAAGCAATCAGGTATCGGAAGAGAATGGGGAGACTTCGGCATCGAGGAATATTTAGAAGTGAAAGCTGTGATGGGACTTCCAACGGCATAA
- a CDS encoding DUF3221 domain-containing protein gives MIFLILLVACNSPKGNIKDSYNQNKTTAPFSKKGILLCKEETSLLLINNKTPLKSDDSLNTHLLIDKYKDDLIIIDLTKVDSKELSQGQTIEIWFDELQESFPPKATVEKYKIIMDKKK, from the coding sequence TTGATTTTTCTCATTTTATTAGTAGCGTGCAATTCTCCGAAGGGAAATATAAAGGATTCATACAATCAGAATAAAACAACAGCACCTTTTTCAAAAAAAGGCATACTGCTATGTAAAGAGGAGACGAGTTTACTTCTTATAAACAATAAAACGCCTCTAAAAAGCGATGATTCGTTGAATACTCATCTACTTATTGATAAGTATAAAGATGACCTCATCATTATCGATTTAACGAAAGTAGATTCTAAAGAGCTGTCACAGGGACAAACGATTGAGATTTGGTTTGATGAGTTACAAGAATCGTTTCCTCCAAAAGCAACCGTCGAAAAATACAAAATCATTATGGATAAGAAAAAATAA
- a CDS encoding assimilatory sulfite reductase (NADPH) flavoprotein subunit, which yields MQLHVLNSPFSQQQADLLNQLLPTLTDQQKIWLTGYLSAQAALTGSETATLAPSPSAAVPAQHVSKDVTVIYGSQTGNSEGLAKKTAQHLEEKGFQVTLSSMSDFKPNNLKKIHNLLMIVSTHGEGDPPDNALSFHEYVHGRRAPKLDHLSFSVLSLGDSSYEFFCQTGKEFDERFKELGGTRLTDRVDCDLDYDEPFSEWLQGVTSSLSEGEAAAFPQESAGESNQTAATEYSRTNPFYAEVLENINLNGRGSNKETRHLELSLEGSGLVYEPGDSLGIYPTNDPALVDELITTCGWNADEAVTVHKNGDTLPLKEALTSHFEITVLTKPLLQKLADLTKNEALHALLEEGNEEKLKAYLAGRDLVDAARDFGPFEGTAADFTAILRKIPARLYSIASSLKANEEEVHLTIGAVRYDAHGRERQGVCSILCAERLEPGDTLPVYIQHNQNFKLPENPDAPIIMVGPGTGIAPFRSFMQEREEIGASGKSWLFFGDQHFVTDFLYQTEWQKWLKDGVLTKMDVAFSRDSEEKVYVQHQMKKQSKELFEWLEQGAYVYVCGDEKHMAHDVHHTLLSIIQEEGAMSKEKAESYLANLQQQKRYQRDVY from the coding sequence TTGCAACTTCATGTATTGAACAGTCCGTTTAGTCAGCAGCAGGCAGACTTGCTTAATCAGCTGCTTCCGACTTTAACAGATCAACAAAAAATTTGGCTTACCGGTTATTTATCAGCACAGGCAGCTCTAACCGGATCAGAAACAGCTACTCTAGCCCCTTCTCCTTCTGCCGCAGTACCTGCGCAGCACGTCAGTAAAGATGTTACCGTCATTTATGGCTCACAAACAGGTAATTCTGAAGGATTAGCGAAAAAGACAGCGCAGCATCTTGAGGAGAAAGGTTTTCAAGTGACGCTCTCTTCTATGTCAGATTTTAAACCAAATAATCTGAAAAAAATACACAATTTACTGATGATCGTCAGCACACATGGCGAGGGAGATCCGCCTGATAATGCCCTTTCTTTCCATGAATATGTCCACGGCAGACGTGCGCCAAAGCTTGATCATTTAAGCTTTTCTGTTTTATCGCTAGGCGACAGCTCCTACGAATTCTTCTGTCAGACTGGAAAAGAATTTGATGAGCGCTTCAAAGAGCTTGGCGGAACGCGCCTGACAGATCGAGTGGATTGTGACCTTGATTATGATGAGCCGTTTTCGGAATGGCTTCAAGGGGTGACATCGTCACTTAGCGAAGGTGAAGCCGCAGCCTTCCCGCAAGAATCAGCAGGAGAGAGCAACCAAACAGCAGCTACTGAATACTCAAGAACGAATCCTTTTTATGCGGAAGTTCTTGAAAATATCAATCTAAATGGTCGCGGCTCTAACAAAGAGACCCGCCATTTGGAGCTTTCACTAGAAGGATCAGGACTTGTGTATGAACCGGGTGACAGCCTTGGAATTTATCCAACAAATGATCCTGCGCTTGTTGATGAACTGATCACAACATGTGGATGGAATGCAGACGAAGCCGTAACTGTTCATAAAAACGGTGACACTCTTCCTTTAAAAGAAGCACTTACCTCACATTTTGAGATTACAGTATTAACAAAACCCCTTCTTCAAAAGTTGGCGGACTTGACGAAAAATGAAGCTCTCCATGCCCTTTTAGAAGAAGGAAATGAAGAAAAGTTAAAAGCGTATTTAGCAGGAAGAGATTTAGTCGATGCTGCGCGCGACTTCGGTCCTTTTGAAGGAACAGCCGCAGACTTTACTGCGATTTTAAGAAAAATTCCTGCCCGCCTTTATTCGATTGCAAGCAGCCTGAAAGCGAATGAAGAAGAGGTTCATTTGACGATCGGTGCTGTGAGATATGATGCGCACGGGAGAGAACGTCAAGGTGTCTGCTCCATTCTATGTGCAGAGCGCTTAGAGCCAGGTGATACGCTGCCTGTTTATATTCAGCACAATCAAAACTTTAAGCTTCCTGAAAACCCTGATGCACCGATCATTATGGTGGGGCCAGGTACAGGTATCGCCCCTTTCCGTTCGTTTATGCAGGAACGAGAAGAAATCGGTGCAAGCGGAAAATCGTGGTTATTCTTCGGCGATCAGCACTTTGTGACGGACTTCTTATATCAAACCGAATGGCAAAAGTGGTTAAAAGATGGCGTCTTAACGAAAATGGATGTGGCCTTTTCTAGAGATTCAGAGGAAAAAGTATATGTTCAGCATCAAATGAAGAAGCAAAGTAAAGAATTATTCGAATGGCTGGAGCAAGGTGCCTATGTATATGTTTGCGGAGATGAAAAGCATATGGCGCATGATGTTCATCATACGCTTCTATCGATTATCCAAGAAGAAGGAGCGATGAGCAAAGAGAAAGCAGAAAGCTATCTAGCTAACTTGCAGCAGCAAAAACGCTATCAGCGCGACGTATATTAA